The nucleotide sequence GACTGTTTCCTAGACGGACCTGTCCGATGGGCTAATGTGTCCGCCCGCACTCCTGCAGGTATCTACTGTTAAATACGTTAATACAATGTTattacgtgtgtttgtgtttgttaaaaatATCGTAATGAAGGGATGAGTCAGTGTTTATGTTCTTGATCAGAGATCGTAACTGGATCCTAATAAGAACTGCGTGTGACCCTCAATCTACTGCAGAGAACACTGAGGTATCATTAACTAGCATGATCCAACGAGATCAAAATGActtaataataaacatacagCTGAGTTAAAACCTTTCTGAAGTGTATTGCATCACATTAAACTGTACATTTACATATTAGTGTCGAAGGAGCCTTTATATAAGCTGTAAATAGAGAGAGCATAGATGTAGGTTGGTATTTCAAGGTTAATCATTTCCTATTACCGTGTTTTTACTGGCTTACAATATCATACTATTATAATCTTTATTGCAGTGGTGGATGTAGGATTTGTTATATCAGAAGGTCAATATTTACACAGAGGCCAACATGTCCAACATCTGTGCACATGTTGCTTGTTCAACCACATTCCGTTcttcacaaaagaaaataaacaaattgtcatatttattaatAGTATTGTTAGCAAGCGACTAGTTTTTTAAAGACTAGTGACaagacaggggcacttcaggggccaatcagatttaaGCTCCTGGATTTGGCCCTGCCTTATTGTCAGTATTTTCTCTGACGTTACATTTACTCAGACCTTACACGACAAGTTTCACATAGGAATGGATGATGACGCACCGGAAGAGTTACTTGCCGAGCTGAAGACCAGAGCCCTCGGAGGATGGGGTGTTGCTCAGATAGCTGCTGGCACTGGGCTGGCTGTGTACGCAATGTGGGTGGGAATCGTCCAGCCAGGTTTTAGAAAAGTCCCTCTGAGGCTGCAGGTATGGTTAACACTTTGAATGATGAGTAATGTAATGTGCTTGTTTCAATTGTACCTGgtaaaacattcaaaaatgCCTCCAGGTTCCCTACATCCCAGCCAGCAAAGCACAAGTAGATAATGTCATGACACTGGTGAGAGGTCGGAAGGGAGGCCTGGTGGATTTGGGATCTGGTGACGGTCGCATTGTGAGTACAAACAGGATATGTGAGATCATTTTGTCTTGCACTGGTGAACCATGGGTTTTTGACTGTCGTCATTTTTAAAACTTAAGGTCTTGGAAGCCCATCGGCAGGGTTTCACTCCTGCTGTTGGTTATGAGCTCAACCCTTGGCTTGTTCGACTCGCCCGCTTTCATGCATGGAGAGCAGGCCATCATGAAAATGTATCATATCGGCGGGAAGATCTCTGGAAGGTTTGACATTTGTCACTTAAGTTGCAGCATTACTAACAttcctgtgaaaggttgtatgTTACACCAGCCACCACTGAATGACACATTTCACTGTATAACTGTAAGTGGTCTTCACAACAATGTACAGTATTATTGCAACAATATGATAGTTTGAGAGGAAAGATAACAAGAATGACACAATCAGCAGTCCTCCATCtaaagttttgttttccttATTAGCAAAGAATGACATGAAAACTATATGAACAG is from Paralichthys olivaceus isolate ysfri-2021 chromosome 5, ASM2471397v2, whole genome shotgun sequence and encodes:
- the antkmt gene encoding adenine nucleotide translocase lysine N-methyltransferase isoform X1 — protein: MCPPALLQTLHDKFHIGMDDDAPEELLAELKTRALGGWGVAQIAAGTGLAVYAMWVGIVQPGFRKVPLRLQVPYIPASKAQVDNVMTLVRGRKGGLVDLGSGDGRIVLEAHRQGFTPAVGYELNPWLVRLARFHAWRAGHHENVSYRREDLWKVDLTECKNITVFLAPSVLSLLQEKLQTELPDDALVVAGRFPFPDWKPCRIEGLGVDRAWAYSMKAQRLLALRKNDNLVVTDSDTVTN
- the antkmt gene encoding adenine nucleotide translocase lysine N-methyltransferase isoform X3 yields the protein MDDDAPEELLAELKTRALGGWGVAQIAAGTGLAVYAMWVGIVQPGFRKVPLRLQVPYIPASKAQVDNVMTLVRGRKGGLVDLGSGDGRIVLEAHRQGFTPAVGYELNPWLVRLARFHAWRAGHHENVSYRREDLWKVDLTECKNITVFLAPSVLSLLQEKLQTELPDDALVVAGRFPFPDWKPCRIEGLGVDRAWAYSMKAQRLLALRKNDNLVVTDSDTVTN
- the antkmt gene encoding adenine nucleotide translocase lysine N-methyltransferase isoform X2 translates to MCPPALLQFHIGMDDDAPEELLAELKTRALGGWGVAQIAAGTGLAVYAMWVGIVQPGFRKVPLRLQVPYIPASKAQVDNVMTLVRGRKGGLVDLGSGDGRIVLEAHRQGFTPAVGYELNPWLVRLARFHAWRAGHHENVSYRREDLWKVDLTECKNITVFLAPSVLSLLQEKLQTELPDDALVVAGRFPFPDWKPCRIEGLGVDRAWAYSMKAQRLLALRKNDNLVVTDSDTVTN